CTTTGGATGAACCAACTCCAGAAATTGCAGATACGTCTGATGCGGAACCCCAGGAGAATTTATCAGATATATATATTGCGGCTTCCCCCCAGGAGAATTTGCTTGCGCCAGAGGTAATGCAGTCGGCAAATTTACCGGAGATTTCTTTGAATGAATCACAGTTGCAGCAATTAAATCAAGATTTAGCTAATTTTGATGAGTTGCTCAACTATCAGTCAGCGGATGTCTACAGTCTGGCAGAAAGCGAACCACCAGATGTTACTTTTTCTCATCCGCAAACAGTAGACCACACGCCAAATGTGGCTTTTTCGCGTCCGGCTGTACCACCAGTTGCACCTATATCATTGCCACAAACACAAGCTGATTTAAACTTTAGTCCCGCCAACGAAAAAAAAAAGGAAGCCGCAACTGGTTCTATTTCTCCCAGCCAGATAGAACTGACCGTCGATGTGCATAACTCGGTATGGTATTTAGGTATTGATTTGGGAACAACGGGTATTTCTGCGGCTTTGTTAAATCGCTCCCAGTCGGTGGTGTATCCTATTTACTGGTCGGCAGAAAATATTCCAGGTGCGACTTCTTTTCAACATTCATTTCGTTTACCTGCGGAAGTTTATCTCCCGAATGCTTCAGTTTCAAATGGTGGAACTAATGTCAAGAGTAGTCAATGTTCCGCACAGTTAAAGCCTTATTTACAAGTGGCGATTCCCTACAAAAATGAAGAGCAGAAATGGGAACCTGTGCTGCAATTCAATGAGTTTTCGGCAGGGCCATTAATTTGGGTGGTACGATCGCTCTCTAAGTTACTTTTAACATTAAAATCCGATCGCCAAAGCACAACTCAAGGTTTAGTGGCTATGGCTGTGGGGATTAATCAGCCAACGTTCCACACCATTGTCGGTAAAATCGCTGGCGTTATCTGCACTTGTCCTTCTAGTTGGTCAGAACAATATAGATTTAATGTGCGGGAAGCTTTGCTGACAAGCAAACTGATTCAACATCCCCAGCAAGTATTTTTTGTAGAAGAAGCGATCGCCAGTTTAATTAGTTTATTCGATCAAAGTCACGGCGAAATCATTCAAGTGAGCGATCGCACTGGTTTACAGCCTGTCCAAACCACAGAATCTTTGCTCGGTAATACTTTGGTGATTAATATTGGCGCAACCGCCACCGAAATGGCTTTGGTTGATGTCCCAGAAAATCTGCTGCAATTAGCGCACCAAGATTTTATGCTGCACAGTTTTCCTTATGCGAGTAAGGGAATAGAACAAGATATTATTTGTCAGTTGCTGATTCCGCCAAAATATCGGCAATCACGCAAAGATATTGTAGAGAATGGTCAAAATAATACTAGTAGCCCTTGGCATTGGCAACCAGCTTTCCCCGATATCGACAAAATGCAGTGGCAAAGTTTGGGGTTAGATAAATTTGATTTACCACGAGCCGGAGAGCCAGATATTGGTGTACGAATTCGCTTACAACAACGCCTGGAAAGTTCAATATTAGGACAAGCTGCTCTCGAAGCTGCTCTCGCGTTAAAGTTAATTTTGCAACACCAAGAAAATTTTACCCTGGATTTGGCCGACCAACAGTGGAAACTACAACGACGGGACTTAGAAAATCAGGTGTTTGTCCCCTTTGTGCGCCGACTAAACCGAGAACTGAATAAATTGCTAGTCGCGCGGGGTATCCCCACCGAAGCAATTAATCAAGCTATCTTGACTGGTGGAGTTGCATCATTAGGAGTTGTGCATCATTGGCTCAAGCAAAAACTCCCCAACGCCAAGATTATGCAAGATGCGTATTTAGGGGAAAATGGCGCACCGAATTGCAGCCGAGTTGCATTAGGTTTAGCAATGTTACCTTTGCATCCCCAAATTTTAGAAGAACCGCGACAACAGTATACCGACTATTTTCTGTTTACAGAATTGCTGCGGCTGTTACCAGAGCGGAGTTTGTCATTTAACGAAGTGCTGCAATTGTTTGAGGGAAGGGGAATTAATACAAGTATTTGTCAGCAAAGATTATTGGCATTTTTAGAAGGAGAATTACCTGCGGGTTTGATTCCATCGCCACCTGAGTCAGCATGGTTAACCCAGAATTCATCTCAGAATTTAGATTATCAGGCGATCGCAACTGCACCCCTATTTGAAAAGCAAGGTAATCTCAGCTATCGTCCTAACTCTCAGCAATTGTCTGCTTTGCGACGCTATTTAGCAGCAGTGAAAACTAGTACACAGCAATCTTTAGAGGAACCATACACAGTTAACTTTGTTAATGTTCCTATGTAGGGTTTGCTGAAAAAGTGATCTGTGAGGACAGGGAACAGGGAACAGTTTCAGCTATCTGAATCTTGCCAAGTTTGCTAATCTATCAAAAATATCCCTTTTCTGTCACTTTCCAGAATAAGCAAGTAGTTCAGGAGCAAAATCATCCAGAAACATAACAGGGTTGAAACTGATTCATTGCGGCAATTAAATGCTTGAATCCCCGCAATAAATGTGAATTAGGGAAAATACTGAACCAGGGATAAATTAACCAACATAGTAAAAATGGTTGGGTAATGAGACGCAGATTATTTAAAGTATTTTTCCATTTTATGGTGAGTGCTTACATAGCATAAACTGTGTAGGTTTATTCAATAAGTTTTAATTAGGCAGTTTCCCGAAGAAAGCACAAATTTTGTTGCCTTTATACCAACAATTTAACCCCTAGATAGATAAAAATTTGTATGCTGAAGTTAACAGGTCTTAATAGTTCTTTTTAAAGATTGTGCAGGAAGATTTTAGATTAATTGTCGATTTAGTACTAGTTTTGGGAGTCGCAGCCTGTGGGGGACTGTTGGCATCCCTTTTAAAACAACCCGTGCTACTGGGTTATCTCATCGGGGGAATGGTTGTTGGGCCTGCGGGGCTAGGGCTGATTAAAGAGGTTATTCAAGTAGAAACTTTAGCGCAGTTCGGGGTAGCCTTTCTCTTATTTGCCTTGGGCGTAGAATTTTCTTTTGCTGAATTAAAAAAAGTAAAAGCGATCGCTCTTGGTGGCGGGGGACTACAAATCGCCTTGACAATCTTAGTCACAGTGCTGGTGTGTGGCGTAACGGGAGCTTGGGGCAGTTTACCCGCTAAAGGTGTGTTCTTAGGGTCAATTCTTTCCTTATCTTCCACCGCCGTTGTCCTCAAGTGCTTGATGGAGCGTAACGAGACGGAAACGCCCCACGGACAGGTAATGTTGGGGATTTTGGTAGTCCAGGACTTGGCTTTAGGGCTAATGCTGGCGGTTTTACCTGCACTGCACGCACCAGCAGAAGTAATTGGTGTAGCTGTACTCACAGCCCTGGTACGGATTGGTTTATTTGCTGCTGGGGCTGTCGTGGCGGGTATTTGGCTCATACCGCCATTGTTGCGAATGTTAGCCCGTACCGAAAGCCGAGAATTATTTTTACTAGGTGTTGTAGCCCTATGCTTAGGTATTGCTCTGTTAACAGAGTATCTGGGCTTGTCAATTGAAATGGGGGCGTTTGTCGCCGGCTTGATGATTTCTGAGGTGGAATACGCCGACCAAACCCTAACTTACGTAGAACCGCTACGAGATATTTTTGCCAGTTTGTTCTTCGCGGCCATTGGGATGCTGATTGACCCGATGTTTTTGTGGCAGAATCTGGAATTAATTTTAGGTTTAGTGGCGTTGGTGTTTGTCGGTAAGTTTTTGATTATTACGCCCTTAGTCAAACTGTTTCGCTACCCATTGAAAACAGCCTTAATTGCTGGTTTAGGACTGGCACAAATTGGGGAATTTTCCTTTGTACTAGCCAGTGAAGGACAAGTCTTAGGTTTGGTATCCCGACGGATATATTTATTAATTTTAGGAACTACAGCAGTTACCTTGATTTTGACTCCTTTTGTACTGCGGCTACTACCATTGTTATTTAATTTTGCCGAATCTATGCCTTGGCTGAAACCTTATTTAGCGGGAGAAGGTGAAGCGCGGGATGTATCGGCAGAATTACCGATAAAAGACCATATAGTTGTTTGTGGCTATGGGCGTGTAGGTAAGAATTTGGTCAAGTTATTGCAACAGCATGACTTACCTGTAGTAGTTATTGACCAATCAGAAAGTCGAATTCAGCAGTTACGAGATGCAGGAGTGCCTTATGTTTACGGTAACTGCGTGAGTTTTCACGTTCTGGAAACCGCAGGTGTCAATCATGCTAAAGGAATGGCGATCGCACTTCCTGACCCTATGAGTACACGCCTCAGCCTGAAACGCGCTTTGGAATTACATCCAGAATTAAATTTGGTTGTCCGCGCTACCCAAGACAAAAATATTGAAGTGCTTTATCAATTAGGGGCGAGGGAAGTAGTTCAACCAGAATTTGAAGCCAGTTTAGAAATGGCAACTTATTTATTAAATGACTTGGGCTTCTCGCAATTTGTGGTACAACGAGAAATGCAGCAAATCCGTAAT
This window of the Nostoc sp. HK-01 genome carries:
- a CDS encoding putative potassium/proton antiporter, with the translated sequence MQEDFRLIVDLVLVLGVAACGGLLASLLKQPVLLGYLIGGMVVGPAGLGLIKEVIQVETLAQFGVAFLLFALGVEFSFAELKKVKAIALGGGGLQIALTILVTVLVCGVTGAWGSLPAKGVFLGSILSLSSTAVVLKCLMERNETETPHGQVMLGILVVQDLALGLMLAVLPALHAPAEVIGVAVLTALVRIGLFAAGAVVAGIWLIPPLLRMLARTESRELFLLGVVALCLGIALLTEYLGLSIEMGAFVAGLMISEVEYADQTLTYVEPLRDIFASLFFAAIGMLIDPMFLWQNLELILGLVALVFVGKFLIITPLVKLFRYPLKTALIAGLGLAQIGEFSFVLASEGQVLGLVSRRIYLLILGTTAVTLILTPFVLRLLPLLFNFAESMPWLKPYLAGEGEARDVSAELPIKDHIVVCGYGRVGKNLVKLLQQHDLPVVVIDQSESRIQQLRDAGVPYVYGNCVSFHVLETAGVNHAKGMAIALPDPMSTRLSLKRALELHPELNLVVRATQDKNIEVLYQLGAREVVQPEFEASLEMATYLLNDLGFSQFVVQREMQQIRNDHYLDLRPERSASEVSRDLHQATRDLNRRWYAIPSTSPLIGMSLEEADMRYLTGVSLMAIRRANGNEIDYPNNQTKLEEGDRLLVVGASEELAALEEFAQGKIAVPGENSACQWIAVEADSPVENKTLADLKNHEQSVKVQALRRDGKFIRRPDDKTDLRVGDQLLLCGSLPSLNQLQSLFAAANKVPLSIPIAKANEAQTLKEFLP